The Shewanella zhangzhouensis genome has a window encoding:
- a CDS encoding ribonuclease T2 family protein — MTFFLRLLPLFVGALSLPVSADTFVAKQSCPLYQSKNKLTNPNEVMTVPGQAYQVLEMLGNPKRPDWVRVTTAALVSPERWVAAKCGNLESHTAEEAPSRCDLSGEQDSHVLALSWQGAFCELFGNGKPECKALDKTATSTRWLSLTLHGLWPNKSACGTDYGFCGEVKRKARGFCSYPDIALGDAAQGKLAQVMPSADFGSCLEKHQWWKHGSCQQMNADQYFIEAARLTGLVNESRMVKLLADSSGKMQSTATLRQAFTEEFGKQSAKRISFHCSRGLLTEIRISLPATLDASLQLNHLLARQAPELRDSCPASFLVDTPG; from the coding sequence GTGACGTTTTTTCTGCGCCTGTTACCGCTGTTTGTCGGTGCTTTATCCCTGCCTGTTTCTGCCGATACCTTTGTGGCCAAACAAAGCTGCCCCCTGTATCAATCCAAAAACAAACTGACCAACCCCAATGAGGTGATGACTGTCCCCGGGCAGGCATATCAGGTGCTGGAGATGCTGGGCAATCCAAAGCGGCCCGACTGGGTTCGGGTCACCACGGCGGCGCTGGTATCCCCCGAGCGTTGGGTCGCGGCAAAGTGCGGTAACCTGGAGAGCCATACGGCCGAAGAGGCGCCAAGCCGCTGTGACTTAAGCGGCGAGCAAGACAGCCATGTGCTGGCACTGAGCTGGCAAGGCGCCTTCTGTGAACTCTTTGGCAACGGCAAGCCAGAGTGCAAGGCGCTGGACAAGACTGCCACGTCGACTCGCTGGCTGTCGCTGACGCTCCATGGCCTGTGGCCCAACAAGAGCGCCTGCGGTACCGACTATGGCTTTTGTGGAGAGGTGAAACGTAAGGCCAGGGGTTTTTGCAGCTATCCTGACATTGCCCTCGGCGATGCCGCACAGGGCAAATTGGCTCAGGTGATGCCATCGGCCGATTTTGGCTCCTGCCTTGAAAAACATCAGTGGTGGAAACACGGCAGTTGTCAGCAGATGAATGCTGATCAGTACTTTATCGAAGCCGCCAGACTTACCGGATTGGTCAATGAAAGCCGCATGGTAAAACTGCTGGCAGACAGCAGCGGCAAAATGCAGTCAACGGCAACGCTGCGTCAGGCATTTACCGAAGAATTTGGTAAGCAGAGTGCAAAGCGGATCAGTTTTCATTGCAGTCGAGGCCTGTTGACGGAAATCCGCATCAGCCTGCCAGCAACCCTGGATGCCTCTTTGCAACTGAATCACCTGCTGGCGCGCCAGGCCCCAGAGCTCAGAGACAGCTGCCCGGCAAGCTTTCTGGTTGATACGCCCGGTTGA
- a CDS encoding VOC family protein produces MRVIEYAPGQPCWSELATHDWQGAKDFYHKLFGWEMADMAMPGSAFSMFTLDGDDLGAIYQVPSALAGSVKTQWGIYFATDDVNAAIERVKAAGGELIMGPHEVGHAGWMAQLADPEGARFAVWQSKRHIGAKRRGEPGALCWVELACRSPSRAQGFYSKVFGWDCRESANEDMPYREWLVADEALGGMLEMTAEWGEMPAHWMLYFQVVDCDVFAKRAQELGGTLCVPPTNIPGVGRFAVLNDPDGGVFSVIAIHSA; encoded by the coding sequence ATGCGTGTAATCGAATATGCACCGGGTCAGCCTTGCTGGAGTGAGCTGGCCACCCATGACTGGCAGGGTGCCAAGGACTTTTACCATAAGTTGTTTGGTTGGGAGATGGCAGATATGGCCATGCCCGGCAGTGCCTTTTCTATGTTTACTCTCGATGGTGACGACCTCGGTGCCATCTATCAGGTGCCTTCTGCATTGGCTGGCAGCGTAAAGACCCAATGGGGAATTTACTTTGCGACAGATGATGTGAATGCGGCAATTGAACGGGTTAAAGCGGCGGGGGGTGAACTCATTATGGGGCCCCACGAGGTTGGTCATGCCGGTTGGATGGCACAGTTGGCTGATCCCGAAGGAGCCCGGTTTGCCGTTTGGCAGAGCAAAAGGCACATTGGTGCCAAGCGTCGCGGCGAGCCAGGCGCCCTGTGCTGGGTGGAGCTTGCCTGCCGAAGTCCGTCACGGGCGCAGGGATTTTACAGCAAGGTTTTTGGCTGGGACTGCCGGGAATCCGCAAACGAGGACATGCCTTACCGGGAATGGCTGGTTGCCGACGAGGCCCTTGGCGGCATGTTGGAGATGACCGCCGAATGGGGCGAAATGCCCGCCCACTGGATGCTGTATTTTCAGGTGGTGGACTGCGATGTCTTTGCCAAGAGGGCGCAGGAATTGGGTGGCACCCTGTGTGTGCCCCCCACCAACATTCCCGGGGTGGGTCGCTTTGCTGTGCTCAACGACCCGGATGGTGGTGTGTTTTCTGTCATCGCTATCCACAGTGCCTGA
- a CDS encoding globin family protein, translating to MSLTNDQISLINQSFGLVRPIADDAAALFYRNLFEIDPSLRSLFKSDLKAQGRKLMAMLDAAVKGLDNPDKLVPVLQDLARRHVQYGVKTHHFSPVGNALLYTLAEGLGDKFTQEVKDAWIAVLHLVADVMKAEMKKQGCA from the coding sequence ATGTCACTGACCAACGACCAAATATCGCTCATCAACCAGTCTTTTGGGCTGGTTCGTCCCATTGCCGATGATGCCGCAGCGCTTTTCTATCGCAACCTGTTCGAAATAGACCCATCACTGAGGTCATTATTTAAATCTGATCTCAAGGCACAGGGACGCAAGCTGATGGCGATGTTGGATGCCGCAGTAAAGGGACTGGATAACCCGGATAAATTAGTCCCTGTATTGCAGGACCTGGCCCGGCGGCATGTGCAATATGGTGTGAAAACCCATCACTTTTCCCCCGTGGGCAACGCACTGCTGTATACCCTGGCAGAAGGCCTGGGTGACAAGTTTACCCAAGAAGTAAAAGACGCCTGGATAGCGGTATTACATTTGGTAGCAGATGTGATGAAGGCGGAGATGAAAAAGCAGGGCTGTGCCTAG
- the mtr gene encoding tryptophan permease, which yields MANHMNAARHPVKTPSLLGGAMIIAGTTVGAGMFSLPVVGAGMWFGYSLLLMVAIWLCMLLSGLLLLETNLRFEPGASFDTLTRDTLGRFGRIVNGLSIAFVLYILTYAYISGGGSIVNHSLSGMGISLPQSAAGLVFAAVLAAIVMISTKAVDRITTIMLGGMIITFFLAVGNLLIEVEPGNLFSPDGEARFAPFLWAAIPFGLASFGYHGNVPSLVKYYGKNPSVIIKAICIGTFIALVIYVCWLLAAMGNLPRSQFSDIIAQGGNMGVLVSALSEVMASDLLGKMLTLFANLAVASSFLGVTLGLFDYLADLFGFADDASGRLKTAAVTFLPPTLLGLLFPDGFLVAIGFAALAATVWTLLVPGVMALKLRKQQPDYPGFRVPGGTGVIYLVISFGILTAACHLLAMAELLPVYR from the coding sequence ATGGCTAACCATATGAATGCCGCCAGGCATCCGGTCAAAACCCCCTCGCTGCTGGGTGGTGCCATGATTATCGCCGGTACCACTGTGGGCGCGGGAATGTTCTCCTTGCCCGTGGTGGGCGCCGGCATGTGGTTTGGCTATTCGCTGCTGCTGATGGTGGCGATTTGGCTGTGCATGTTGCTGTCGGGATTACTGCTGCTGGAAACCAACCTCAGGTTTGAACCGGGCGCCAGTTTCGATACCCTCACCCGCGATACGCTGGGCCGCTTTGGCCGTATCGTTAATGGCCTCTCCATTGCCTTCGTGCTCTATATTCTCACCTACGCCTATATCAGTGGTGGTGGCTCCATCGTAAATCACAGCCTGTCGGGCATGGGCATCAGCTTGCCCCAGAGTGCGGCAGGTCTGGTGTTTGCGGCGGTATTGGCGGCTATCGTTATGATAAGCACCAAAGCGGTGGACAGAATCACCACCATCATGCTGGGCGGTATGATAATTACCTTCTTCCTGGCAGTGGGCAATCTGCTGATTGAGGTGGAGCCGGGTAACTTATTCTCACCCGATGGCGAGGCCCGCTTTGCACCATTTTTGTGGGCCGCAATTCCCTTCGGACTGGCGAGTTTTGGCTACCATGGCAATGTGCCTTCCCTGGTCAAATACTACGGTAAAAATCCGTCCGTCATTATCAAGGCGATTTGTATCGGCACCTTTATCGCGCTGGTGATTTATGTGTGTTGGTTGCTGGCTGCCATGGGTAATCTGCCGCGCAGCCAGTTCAGCGATATCATCGCCCAGGGCGGCAATATGGGTGTGCTGGTGTCGGCCCTGTCTGAGGTCATGGCCAGCGACTTACTTGGCAAAATGCTGACCCTGTTTGCCAACCTTGCCGTGGCGTCTTCTTTCCTTGGCGTTACCCTGGGGTTGTTTGACTATCTGGCGGACTTGTTTGGTTTTGCCGACGATGCCAGTGGTCGCCTGAAGACGGCTGCCGTCACCTTTTTACCGCCTACCCTGTTGGGGCTGCTGTTCCCCGACGGCTTTTTGGTGGCCATCGGCTTTGCTGCGCTGGCCGCCACCGTTTGGACCCTGCTGGTTCCGGGGGTGATGGCGCTGAAACTCAGAAAGCAGCAACCTGACTACCCTGGTTTCAGGGTGCCCGGTGGCACTGGCGTTATTTATTTGGTGATAAGTTTCGGTATCCTGACGGCGGCTTGCCATCTGCTCGCGATGGCTGAGCTGTTACCTGTTTACCGTTAA